The proteins below are encoded in one region of Campylobacter rectus:
- a CDS encoding phosphatidylserine decarboxylase — MRGLISRIFGFVAAVKFPRFVQTFINEKYVSGFKIDMSEFKQPKEYESLTALFTRELQRPRNFDVSPQAFISPSDGTCLELGVSKELKAISVKGHEYGIAELLGDSMDRSERDAELEYVNIYLSPRDYHRYHAPCDMRILSALYVPGELYSVAVSALLKVPNLYAKNERVVLKCKLASGKKMWLVFVGALNVGKMKFDFDARIQTNACAGNVALYEYENLSAKKGEQLGMFELGSTILILSEQGAVKFDLTAEQKLKYGDKIGTIN, encoded by the coding sequence ATGAGGGGACTTATTTCTAGGATATTTGGGTTTGTGGCGGCGGTTAAATTTCCGAGATTTGTGCAAACCTTTATCAATGAAAAATACGTAAGCGGCTTTAAAATCGACATGAGCGAGTTTAAGCAGCCAAAGGAATACGAGAGCCTCACGGCGCTTTTTACCCGCGAGCTACAGCGTCCGCGAAATTTCGACGTTTCGCCGCAGGCCTTCATCAGTCCTAGCGACGGCACGTGCCTGGAGCTCGGAGTTAGCAAGGAGCTAAAGGCGATCAGCGTCAAGGGCCACGAGTACGGTATAGCAGAGCTTCTGGGCGATAGTATGGACCGCAGTGAGCGAGACGCTGAGCTAGAGTACGTAAATATCTACCTAAGCCCGCGCGACTATCACCGCTACCACGCGCCTTGCGATATGAGGATTTTATCCGCGCTCTACGTGCCGGGCGAGCTATATAGCGTGGCCGTTAGCGCGCTGCTAAAGGTGCCGAATCTATACGCCAAAAACGAGCGCGTGGTGCTAAAATGCAAGCTTGCAAGCGGCAAAAAGATGTGGCTGGTCTTTGTCGGCGCGCTAAACGTGGGCAAGATGAAATTTGATTTTGACGCGCGCATACAGACTAACGCCTGCGCCGGTAACGTCGCGCTTTATGAATACGAAAATTTAAGCGCGAAAAAGGGCGAGCAGCTGGGGATGTTTGAGCTGGGCTCGACGATCCTCATCCTTAGCGAGCAGGGCGCGGTCAAATTTGATCTAACAGCCGAGCAAAAGCTAAAATACGGCGACAAAATAGGAACTATCAACTAA